One Oscillatoria sp. FACHB-1406 DNA window includes the following coding sequences:
- a CDS encoding MORN motif-containing protein, with translation MDKTNTKKRSLNKRFGAALAVAALVELAGGISLPQTAIAQNNPSQGSQKRPPVCRPAVLSGFTRCNYEGGDNYVGYLVNGLPSGRGTFVYAGGNRYEGEFRNGLPNGRGRFIFQDDARYEGNFIDGVFRSGRAIYPNGDVYDGTFTVVRDVSSGEVSSQPGGRGTFRFANGSRYVGEFFAGQPFGKGTFIHVVDGRERGRCQGQFFNQALDGKGTCTYPNGDRYVGEYRQALPHGTGTLYRTNGTRFRGLFRDSEPFRPSQETNS, from the coding sequence ATGGATAAGACAAACACTAAGAAGCGAAGTCTCAACAAGCGGTTTGGTGCAGCGCTGGCTGTTGCAGCGCTGGTCGAACTCGCGGGAGGAATCAGTCTCCCTCAAACCGCGATCGCTCAAAACAATCCTTCCCAGGGAAGCCAAAAAAGACCTCCCGTTTGCCGTCCCGCCGTATTATCGGGCTTTACGCGCTGCAACTATGAAGGCGGCGATAACTACGTGGGCTATCTCGTTAATGGCTTGCCCAGCGGTCGCGGTACTTTTGTCTATGCTGGCGGCAATCGTTACGAGGGCGAGTTTCGTAACGGTCTTCCTAACGGGCGAGGACGCTTTATCTTCCAAGACGATGCTCGTTATGAAGGAAATTTTATCGATGGCGTGTTCCGGTCGGGACGAGCAATTTACCCCAACGGCGATGTTTATGATGGAACCTTTACCGTCGTTCGGGACGTGAGTTCTGGCGAAGTCAGCAGTCAGCCGGGAGGACGGGGAACTTTTAGGTTTGCCAACGGTAGCCGCTATGTCGGGGAGTTCTTTGCGGGGCAACCGTTTGGTAAAGGAACCTTTATTCATGTCGTCGATGGCAGAGAACGCGGACGCTGCCAAGGTCAGTTTTTCAATCAGGCTTTGGATGGTAAAGGAACTTGCACCTATCCGAATGGCGATCGCTACGTTGGGGAATATCGGCAAGCTTTGCCGCATGGAACGGGGACGCTGTACCGCACGAATGGCACGCGATTCCGAGGCTTGTTCCGCGATAGCGAACCCTTCAGACCGTCACAGGAAACCAATTCTTAG
- a CDS encoding SH3 domain-containing protein, with translation MLSNGLVVLWRSSVPHLQEIMKFLQLLTTTAFTVAIASSSATAAEIIATQTNETIGNGLQVYSVRLVDDSGNTVKTVRAVSGRAGQQTPSNRAGSQTPLPFGVYRFDNPGSVINVGGEFGGAWSAITPTFSTERSGLGLHYDPSAFKNNGQAGTAGCLATPTVAERDLVSNFIRTYRPTQLSVISEQLIPIKN, from the coding sequence ATGCTATCGAACGGGCTGGTTGTGCTGTGGCGATCGAGCGTCCCGCATTTACAGGAAATCATGAAATTTTTGCAACTCCTAACAACAACTGCTTTCACCGTCGCGATCGCTTCTTCCTCAGCAACAGCAGCAGAAATTATCGCAACGCAGACGAATGAAACCATCGGCAATGGCCTTCAAGTTTACAGCGTGCGGCTCGTGGACGACAGCGGCAATACGGTTAAAACCGTTCGTGCCGTCTCCGGGCGCGCCGGTCAACAAACGCCCTCGAATCGCGCCGGTTCGCAAACGCCGCTTCCGTTTGGAGTTTATCGCTTTGACAATCCCGGCAGCGTTATCAACGTCGGGGGCGAGTTTGGCGGCGCTTGGTCTGCGATTACACCGACCTTCTCTACGGAACGTAGCGGTCTCGGCTTGCACTACGACCCTTCAGCCTTCAAAAATAACGGTCAGGCGGGAACGGCTGGATGTTTGGCAACACCGACGGTTGCAGAACGAGATCTCGTATCCAACTTCATTCGCACCTATCGACCGACGCAGTTATCTGTGATTAGCGAACAGTTAATACCAATTAAAAATTAA